Proteins encoded by one window of Micromonospora coxensis:
- a CDS encoding GNAT family N-acetyltransferase: MRIRAATDADWAGVWPFLREIVAAGDTYTWPPDVSEATAREMWLVRPPGRTVVAVDADGTVLGSAKLVPNQAGPGDHVANASFMVAPAAAGRGVGRALGEHVLDLARADGYRAMQFNAVVATNTRAVALWRALGFAVVGRIPEGFRHPSEGYVDLLVMHRRL; encoded by the coding sequence GTGCGGATCAGGGCGGCGACCGACGCGGACTGGGCGGGCGTCTGGCCGTTCCTGCGTGAGATCGTCGCGGCCGGCGACACGTACACCTGGCCACCCGACGTCTCCGAGGCCACGGCGCGCGAAATGTGGCTGGTCCGGCCGCCCGGCCGAACGGTGGTGGCCGTGGACGCGGACGGCACGGTGCTCGGCTCGGCGAAGCTGGTGCCGAACCAGGCCGGCCCGGGCGACCACGTCGCCAACGCCAGTTTCATGGTGGCCCCGGCGGCGGCCGGGCGCGGCGTGGGCCGGGCGCTCGGCGAGCACGTGCTGGACCTGGCGCGCGCCGACGGTTACCGGGCGATGCAGTTCAACGCGGTGGTGGCGACGAACACCCGGGCGGTGGCGCTGTGGCGCGCGCTCGGTTTCGCGGTGGTCGGCCGGATCCCGGAGGGTTTCCGGCACCCGTCCGAGGGCTACGTCGACCTGCTGGTGATGCACCGGCGGCTCTGA
- a CDS encoding DUF4190 domain-containing protein → MTASSEPARGAGRVRPAPTGTPAKTSAAAAFALVFGVAALFSVLTAILAWIGLLLGIIGVILGIVGLKMSRRPGVTGRGVAVGGLVLSALAVLLGLALAAGITTFVNDEGAVDRLQQRVDDLRDKLNE, encoded by the coding sequence ATGACCGCGTCCAGTGAGCCGGCCCGGGGTGCCGGCCGGGTGCGGCCGGCGCCCACCGGCACGCCGGCCAAGACCAGCGCCGCCGCCGCGTTCGCCCTGGTGTTCGGGGTGGCCGCGCTGTTCAGCGTGCTGACCGCGATCCTGGCCTGGATCGGCCTGCTGCTGGGGATCATCGGGGTGATCCTGGGGATCGTCGGGCTGAAGATGAGCCGTCGCCCCGGGGTGACCGGTCGGGGAGTGGCCGTCGGCGGGCTGGTGCTCAGCGCGCTGGCAGTGCTGCTCGGGCTGGCCCTGGCCGCCGGGATCACCACGTTTGTCAACGACGAGGGTGCGGTGGACCGCCTCCAGCAGCGGGTCGACGACCTGCGCGACAAGCTCAACGAGTGA
- a CDS encoding PRC and DUF2382 domain-containing protein: MRLTEQQIRSLYGQDVQDRTGAKIGSVGQVWADAAGEPTWVSVKTGVMGHHESMAPLAGAGMAEGRLKVPYDKATVRSAPSVESGTEQPLDSDQLAQLYRHYQLQQQERPPQRMPGSPELTRSEERLRVGTESEPAGTARLRKHVVTEDVHTTVPVEHDEVSVVREPITAANRGDARAEIGDEQREMELRAERPVVGKEQVPVERVRLTKDEVVEEQPIDAQVRRELVDADVPERARRRG, from the coding sequence ATGCGACTGACCGAGCAGCAGATCCGTTCGCTGTACGGGCAGGACGTCCAGGACCGCACGGGTGCGAAGATCGGAAGTGTGGGCCAGGTCTGGGCCGACGCCGCCGGCGAGCCGACCTGGGTGAGCGTCAAGACCGGGGTGATGGGCCACCACGAGTCCATGGCGCCGCTGGCCGGAGCCGGCATGGCCGAGGGCCGGCTGAAGGTGCCCTACGACAAGGCGACCGTGCGCAGCGCGCCGTCCGTCGAGTCGGGCACCGAGCAGCCGCTCGACAGCGACCAACTGGCCCAGCTCTACCGGCACTACCAGCTCCAGCAGCAGGAGCGTCCGCCGCAGCGGATGCCGGGCTCGCCGGAGCTGACCCGGTCGGAGGAGCGGCTGCGGGTCGGCACCGAGAGCGAGCCGGCGGGCACCGCCCGACTGCGCAAGCACGTGGTCACCGAGGACGTGCACACCACCGTGCCGGTCGAGCACGACGAGGTCAGCGTGGTGCGTGAGCCGATCACCGCGGCGAACCGGGGTGACGCCCGGGCGGAGATCGGCGACGAGCAGCGGGAGATGGAGCTGCGCGCCGAGCGTCCGGTGGTCGGCAAGGAGCAGGTCCCGGTCGAGCGGGTCCGGCTGACCAAGGACGAGGTGGTCGAGGAGCAGCCGATCGACGCCCAGGTGCGTCGGGAGCTGGTCGACGCCGACGTGCCCGAGCGGGCGCGGCGACGCGGCTGA